In a single window of the Leptospira sanjuanensis genome:
- a CDS encoding iron-containing alcohol dehydrogenase — protein MPILPDWVNYTFPPKIHFEADCGYKVGNFVKNIGSRTVIFSTQQELENMDELSIIKTSLEKHIDGVILYDDIVKDPTPEELDTAAYFAKIANADCIIGYGSYESISMAKIIALLVTNDIFAEEMLNDKKAKLKKPLPLILIPTHPVFGLECSPISTILLGEERITKYFSHELLFPELIIADPKISSFMSSTDISKVGVGILAAAVDTILSKFSTELTISSALRAIELLQKNLIPSIRDPKNINYKNGLYAASLLTGIAQSSSSLGLCFALSLASANITNLDIFQSMSILLPHVMEYNLTSSAGKYVMIARALDEDITNISVIEAAIKAVEGIRKIFIELKIPQRLSEYEVRKIDLPLIANLAASFPFLDSLPRELPKNEIETILVAAF, from the coding sequence ATGCCGATACTCCCCGATTGGGTTAACTACACATTTCCTCCCAAGATCCACTTTGAAGCAGACTGCGGCTACAAAGTGGGCAACTTCGTAAAAAATATTGGCTCCCGCACGGTCATCTTCTCCACACAACAAGAGCTGGAGAATATGGACGAACTTTCCATCATCAAAACCAGTTTGGAAAAACATATCGACGGCGTGATTCTTTACGACGATATCGTGAAAGATCCCACTCCGGAAGAATTGGATACGGCCGCCTACTTTGCCAAGATCGCGAACGCGGATTGCATCATCGGTTACGGTTCCTACGAATCCATCTCGATGGCGAAAATCATCGCGCTCCTTGTAACGAACGACATCTTCGCCGAAGAAATGTTAAACGACAAGAAGGCGAAACTGAAAAAACCTCTTCCGTTGATTCTGATTCCCACTCATCCCGTTTTCGGTTTGGAATGTTCGCCGATTTCAACGATTCTTCTCGGGGAAGAAAGAATCACGAAATACTTCTCCCACGAACTTTTATTTCCCGAGTTGATCATCGCGGACCCTAAGATTTCCTCCTTTATGAGTTCCACGGACATTTCCAAGGTCGGTGTGGGAATTTTGGCTGCCGCGGTGGATACGATTCTTTCCAAGTTTTCAACGGAACTTACGATTTCATCCGCGCTTCGGGCGATCGAGCTTCTCCAAAAAAACCTGATTCCTTCCATCCGCGATCCGAAAAACATCAACTACAAGAACGGTCTCTATGCGGCGAGTCTTTTAACCGGAATCGCTCAGTCCTCCAGTTCCTTGGGACTTTGTTTCGCTCTTTCATTAGCAAGTGCGAATATTACGAATTTGGATATTTTCCAGTCCATGTCGATCCTTCTTCCTCACGTCATGGAATACAACCTCACCTCCTCCGCCGGTAAATACGTGATGATCGCGAGAGCCTTGGACGAGGATATCACGAATATCTCCGTGATCGAGGCGGCGATCAAAGCCGTGGAGGGAATCCGTAAAATTTTTATCGAACTCAAAATTCCGCAGAGGCTTTCTGAATACGAGGTGAGAAAGATCGATCTTCCGTTGATCGCCAATCTTGCGGCTTCGTTTCCGTTTTTGGATTCTCTTCCGAGAGAACTTCCTAAGAACGAGATCGAGACGATTTTAGTCGCCGCATTTTAA
- a CDS encoding glycoside hydrolase family 25 protein has protein sequence MKSKKIFFIPFLLLFFSTAGFGLYEFLDRGWIWFVSPSRSRYPIRGIDVSNHQGKIDWSAVPKSEISFVFIKATEGGDFVDRSFAFNWKEAKRNGFPAGAYHFFTLCKSGKEQAENFIRTVPKEVDSLPPVVDLEFVGNCKERPPVENVSAEIADFLKAVDSHYGKKTILYLTYEFIDLYIGSNFQDRSVWIRDIFKHPNTFSDIRWILWQYHSRGQVRGIKGPVDLNVLQGDLKSLVEPFSL, from the coding sequence ATGAAATCCAAAAAAATCTTTTTCATTCCATTCTTGCTTTTATTCTTTTCAACGGCCGGCTTCGGATTGTATGAGTTTTTGGATCGGGGTTGGATTTGGTTCGTTTCACCTTCCCGTTCCCGATATCCGATCCGTGGAATCGACGTTTCCAACCATCAGGGAAAAATCGATTGGAGCGCGGTTCCGAAATCGGAAATTTCTTTCGTATTTATCAAAGCGACCGAGGGAGGAGATTTTGTGGATCGCTCCTTTGCATTCAATTGGAAGGAAGCGAAACGCAACGGTTTTCCCGCGGGTGCGTATCATTTTTTCACCCTCTGCAAATCCGGAAAGGAACAGGCGGAGAATTTTATTCGAACCGTTCCGAAAGAAGTCGATTCTTTGCCTCCCGTCGTCGATTTGGAGTTCGTCGGCAATTGTAAGGAAAGGCCTCCTGTGGAAAATGTTTCCGCGGAGATCGCCGATTTTTTGAAAGCGGTCGACTCGCATTACGGTAAGAAGACGATTTTATATCTTACATACGAATTCATCGATCTTTATATCGGCTCGAACTTTCAGGATCGTTCCGTTTGGATTCGGGATATATTCAAACATCCGAATACGTTTTCGGATATAAGATGGATTCTATGGCAGTATCATAGCAGGGGACAGGTTCGCGGAATTAAAGGTCCTGTGGATCTGAACGTTCTCCAAGGAGATTTGAAAAGTTTAGTCGAACCTTTTTCTTTGTAA
- a CDS encoding DUF1564 domain-containing protein yields MGYLLVSSDFQLSSRLQESHTETVTLLIPEETWNRYSEKEARKLPLRIPYLLQRYGKYLSAIPRLGKKAGRTLYQPSSGSRRMKRVNARLSTGSWTFLGALAQAHGVSRCFLFHYLLWLEAVGVGDSIERTMNEGVPTFHRYYSYILTLDLLNNRVTRRLRCKPASHFYALNYTEWYPEFRNSPTNPQKNI; encoded by the coding sequence ATGGGTTATTTACTGGTAAGTTCCGATTTTCAACTTTCCTCACGGCTGCAAGAATCGCATACGGAAACCGTCACACTTTTGATTCCGGAAGAAACCTGGAATCGTTACTCAGAAAAAGAAGCCAGAAAATTACCGCTTCGAATTCCTTATTTGCTACAGAGATATGGAAAGTATCTTTCCGCAATACCTCGTCTCGGTAAGAAAGCCGGTCGGACTTTGTATCAGCCAAGTTCTGGTTCGCGAAGGATGAAGCGCGTGAATGCTCGGTTGAGCACCGGGAGTTGGACTTTTTTGGGAGCACTTGCACAGGCTCATGGGGTATCCCGTTGTTTTCTCTTTCATTATCTTCTGTGGTTGGAGGCCGTGGGGGTCGGAGACTCTATCGAGAGAACGATGAATGAGGGAGTTCCCACATTCCATCGGTATTACAGTTACATCCTCACCCTAGATCTACTCAACAATCGGGTGACGCGACGCCTCCGCTGCAAACCGGCGTCCCATTTTTACGCGTTAAACTATACGGAATGGTACCCTGAATTCCGCAATTCCCCGACAAACCCTCAAAAAAACATTTGA
- a CDS encoding bactofilin family protein — protein sequence MSDEHIDTIIGDDIHFRGKLKFSNSLKIKGNFKGTIETTGKLVVGDTGEVEADIETGTLEVEGNLKGNVSANEKVSIRKTGKVIGDIRTPDLEIESGARFSGNSAM from the coding sequence ATGAGCGACGAACATATCGATACAATCATCGGAGACGATATTCATTTCCGAGGAAAACTGAAATTCAGCAACTCCCTCAAAATCAAGGGCAACTTTAAAGGAACGATTGAAACGACCGGAAAACTCGTCGTAGGCGACACCGGCGAAGTGGAAGCGGACATTGAAACAGGGACCCTCGAAGTCGAAGGAAATCTGAAAGGAAACGTTTCCGCAAACGAAAAAGTCTCCATTCGCAAAACCGGCAAAGTGATCGGCGACATCCGCACCCCCGATTTAGAAATCGAATCCGGAGCGAGATTCAGCGGAAACAGCGCTATGTAA
- the recJ gene encoding single-stranded-DNA-specific exonuclease RecJ, with amino-acid sequence MPKLSPFSHGPGLKDLVPSGFRQHLSPLQHRFYETHLRDKSHPEHLLYHGLRELPSPFLLPDLEPALELLKEFVRLEKKILLFGDRDCDGVSSTSLLGGFLKRIHRGELILKTSNEEDYGLCPAALDFVKKNRPDLLITLDFGTTNHVQIDELASLGIKVIVLDHHEIPERIPDCYLISPKRQDSQYPNEKICTSVLALKFIQAYLYSSLEEYNRAVWIPDGNSLFSGYLIYRGKLLFQGDRQEAESKFHLPIMDETFVFKSSYPEREWFYHEFLNYPAILEQYLQNFDLASIGTVSDMMPLYGENRIIVREGCKILFRLYRKETRHREGLFQLLQLMELADKHVTSKDLGWGLGPMINSAGRMNRTEVALNLLLEEDPARAQIGAKELQKLNEERRERTKRNLFKVDGFLKRKKERTEKPVLFCYEPDFEPGVSGIVATRLVEEYKRPVLFITPDHGHAKGSIRSYGKENVLNLLKKAEPLFFQFGGHKEAGGFSLEIEKIPELAKVVFENADHWLEEEQKQAALDQTPSLVTLQPEELNAKLFQELSIFEPFGHENPVPLYSIKNAKIYHTKPMTDGKHVRFRILGAPESIQCLIWNRGKDFLDLLSRAGSLDLWGSLEESTFRSKTSLQFVVSHFQES; translated from the coding sequence ATGCCAAAACTTTCCCCTTTTTCACACGGCCCGGGTTTAAAGGACTTAGTTCCTTCCGGGTTCCGTCAACATCTCAGCCCGCTTCAACATCGATTCTACGAAACACACCTTCGGGATAAATCCCATCCGGAACATCTTCTCTACCACGGACTCCGCGAACTTCCTTCTCCGTTTTTACTTCCCGATCTCGAACCGGCCCTCGAACTTCTCAAAGAATTCGTTCGCCTGGAAAAAAAGATTCTTCTCTTCGGCGACCGGGACTGCGACGGGGTTTCCTCCACGAGCCTACTCGGAGGATTTTTAAAAAGGATTCACAGGGGAGAATTGATTCTGAAAACTTCGAACGAAGAAGACTACGGACTATGCCCCGCCGCTCTCGATTTCGTAAAAAAGAATCGACCCGATCTGCTGATCACTCTCGATTTCGGAACGACCAATCACGTTCAAATCGACGAACTTGCATCCCTCGGAATCAAGGTCATCGTCCTCGACCACCACGAAATCCCGGAACGGATTCCCGATTGTTATCTGATTTCCCCGAAACGGCAGGATTCGCAATATCCGAACGAAAAAATCTGCACCTCAGTTCTGGCTCTCAAATTTATACAGGCTTACCTGTATTCTTCTTTGGAAGAATACAACCGCGCGGTTTGGATTCCCGACGGAAATTCCCTATTTTCAGGTTATCTAATATATCGAGGTAAACTTCTCTTTCAAGGGGATCGACAGGAAGCGGAATCGAAATTTCATCTTCCGATCATGGACGAAACGTTCGTATTCAAATCCTCTTACCCCGAAAGAGAATGGTTCTATCATGAATTTCTAAACTACCCCGCGATCCTCGAACAATATCTTCAGAACTTCGACCTGGCCTCGATCGGAACGGTCTCCGACATGATGCCTCTCTACGGAGAAAACCGGATCATCGTCCGCGAAGGCTGTAAGATTCTTTTCAGACTCTATCGCAAAGAAACACGCCACAGAGAGGGGCTTTTTCAACTCCTTCAATTGATGGAACTCGCAGACAAACACGTGACTTCCAAGGACTTGGGCTGGGGACTCGGCCCGATGATCAATTCCGCGGGAAGAATGAATCGGACCGAAGTCGCATTAAATTTACTCCTGGAAGAAGATCCGGCGCGTGCGCAGATCGGCGCAAAAGAACTTCAAAAACTCAACGAGGAACGAAGGGAAAGAACGAAACGCAACTTATTCAAGGTGGACGGTTTCCTAAAACGGAAAAAAGAAAGAACGGAAAAGCCCGTCCTTTTCTGTTACGAACCCGACTTCGAACCGGGAGTTTCCGGAATTGTCGCCACAAGGCTTGTGGAAGAATACAAACGCCCGGTTCTTTTCATAACTCCCGATCACGGTCACGCAAAAGGAAGCATTCGTTCCTACGGTAAGGAGAACGTCCTCAATCTTCTGAAAAAAGCGGAACCGCTTTTTTTTCAATTTGGAGGCCACAAGGAAGCCGGTGGATTTTCCCTGGAAATCGAAAAAATCCCTGAGCTTGCAAAGGTCGTTTTCGAAAACGCAGACCATTGGCTCGAAGAAGAACAAAAACAAGCCGCGCTCGATCAAACTCCAAGTCTCGTCACTCTGCAACCCGAAGAATTGAACGCAAAACTCTTTCAGGAACTTTCTATCTTCGAGCCGTTCGGTCATGAGAATCCGGTTCCTCTTTATTCCATCAAGAACGCGAAGATCTATCATACAAAACCGATGACGGACGGTAAACACGTTCGTTTTAGAATCTTAGGTGCGCCCGAATCGATCCAATGCCTGATCTGGAACCGCGGAAAGGATTTTTTGGATTTATTAAGCAGAGCGGGAAGCTTGGATCTCTGGGGTTCTTTGGAAGAATCCACCTTTCGGTCCAAAACGTCCCTTCAATTTGTGGTGAGTCATTTTCAAGAATCGTAG
- the pcnB gene encoding polynucleotide adenylyltransferase PcnB codes for MKFLSNLFKKKIGSVEDILSHPDGKRYYRDAHLIRKNMIDEDAVKIIHRLNKFGFKAYIVGGGVRDLLLGRKPKDFDVVTNATPNQIKKIFNNCRIIGRRFKIVHILFRGKVIEVSTFRSLPDYRLGKAVEDQDYLIKRDNKFGTPQEDAARRDFTINSLYYDVRNDSIIDYVGGFEDIQNKVLRVIGDPDISFREDPVRMLRAVKFAEILGLNIEKTTAKAIRKHKIELEKASSSRMLEEYNKIFRTWKTSLIFQGMAEHGLLEVLFKEAFEKERKKNSNFGEKFLETNIGKRLAIADKLLTEREEMTPHIFYSLIFSDLASEALQKENMHLVPAIKNSLEPIFKRLETPKKDKDRLIKIFASQQRFLSTEDEKSSQNNFFRMKDYFYDAFMVFKIGAIAENDEQSIQSAFFWEISVRKRPIPVKKFSGGGGGGGGQQQGGQRQNKNRNKNFRNRNREGGGQGQQSQGERGNRREESPGGGNETSRKADLDDSIGNNSANFPGED; via the coding sequence ATGAAATTCCTGTCCAATCTGTTCAAGAAAAAAATAGGATCAGTTGAGGATATTCTCTCTCACCCGGACGGCAAACGCTACTACCGGGATGCCCACCTGATCCGCAAAAACATGATAGATGAGGACGCGGTCAAAATCATCCACAGGCTGAATAAATTCGGCTTCAAGGCTTATATCGTGGGAGGAGGGGTTCGCGACCTTCTTCTCGGAAGAAAGCCGAAAGACTTCGACGTTGTCACTAACGCGACACCGAATCAGATCAAAAAGATCTTTAATAACTGCCGTATCATCGGAAGAAGATTCAAAATCGTGCATATACTTTTCCGCGGAAAAGTGATCGAAGTCAGTACCTTTCGTTCCCTGCCTGACTACAGACTCGGGAAAGCCGTGGAGGATCAAGATTACCTCATCAAGAGAGACAACAAGTTCGGGACGCCACAGGAAGACGCGGCCCGCAGAGACTTTACAATCAATTCCTTATATTATGACGTAAGAAACGATTCTATCATAGACTACGTCGGCGGTTTTGAAGACATTCAGAATAAGGTTTTGCGAGTGATCGGGGATCCCGACATCTCCTTTCGCGAAGATCCGGTAAGAATGCTGCGCGCGGTTAAGTTCGCGGAGATTCTCGGATTGAATATTGAAAAGACGACCGCTAAGGCGATCCGTAAACACAAGATCGAATTGGAAAAAGCTTCCAGCTCGAGAATGCTGGAAGAATACAATAAGATCTTCCGTACTTGGAAAACCTCCCTGATCTTTCAGGGTATGGCCGAACACGGGCTTTTAGAAGTCCTTTTTAAGGAAGCCTTTGAAAAGGAAAGAAAGAAGAATTCCAATTTCGGCGAGAAGTTTCTCGAAACCAATATCGGAAAACGCCTTGCGATCGCGGACAAACTCCTGACCGAACGGGAGGAGATGACTCCTCATATCTTTTATTCTCTGATCTTTTCGGACCTCGCTTCGGAAGCATTACAAAAAGAGAATATGCATCTGGTTCCGGCCATCAAAAACAGTCTGGAACCGATCTTCAAACGTTTGGAAACCCCTAAAAAGGACAAGGATCGTTTGATAAAGATTTTTGCGAGCCAGCAACGATTCTTAAGCACCGAAGACGAAAAATCGTCACAGAATAATTTCTTCCGAATGAAGGATTATTTCTACGATGCGTTTATGGTCTTTAAGATCGGAGCGATCGCTGAAAACGACGAACAATCGATTCAGAGCGCGTTCTTTTGGGAAATTTCCGTTCGTAAAAGACCGATCCCGGTTAAGAAGTTTAGCGGGGGCGGTGGTGGAGGCGGCGGCCAACAGCAAGGAGGCCAGCGCCAAAACAAAAATCGGAATAAAAATTTCCGGAATCGCAATCGAGAAGGCGGCGGTCAAGGTCAACAATCTCAGGGAGAACGCGGGAATCGAAGAGAAGAATCCCCCGGCGGCGGAAACGAAACTTCCAGAAAAGCCGATCTGGATGATTCCATCGGAAACAACTCCGCGAACTTTCCCGGAGAGGATTAA
- a CDS encoding M23 family metallopeptidase — protein MTSPAKYDLKLTHSERLQVGILKSKNWFKKFKESGSKKISFLLVPHSHENVIRIELNVFMAWFLGILSSLILVLAFVFLSYLNFFYRPDEDLFQKSDENVSQYLYYDMLLQDAKKEIRGLERKTEQLNLVAWDEVPWKRILTYEVIPEFRLKKEIPDSETNLELYKNTVEGFAAQNIELFRIRQAFENAFDYLEERESILYALPRGRPLKPGVGFVSSTFGGRVDPFGLVVLGEHHSGVDFASSEGTPIYATAPGIVVESGQSSGGLGKNIRINHLNGIFTVYGHCSQILVEKNQIVKRGDLIGLVGSTGKATGPHVHYEVHMGQDPPVDPAEFINIE, from the coding sequence ATGACAAGCCCTGCAAAGTACGATCTCAAATTGACTCATTCCGAGCGCTTGCAGGTCGGAATTCTCAAATCCAAAAATTGGTTCAAAAAGTTCAAAGAATCCGGCTCCAAAAAGATCTCCTTTTTGCTCGTTCCGCACAGTCATGAGAACGTGATTCGTATCGAACTCAACGTCTTTATGGCTTGGTTCCTCGGAATCCTCTCCAGTCTGATTCTCGTATTGGCGTTCGTGTTTCTTTCTTACTTGAACTTCTTCTATCGTCCGGACGAAGACCTCTTTCAGAAGAGCGATGAGAATGTCAGTCAATATCTTTACTACGATATGCTTCTCCAGGACGCCAAAAAGGAAATCCGCGGCCTGGAAAGAAAGACGGAGCAGCTCAATCTCGTCGCTTGGGACGAGGTTCCTTGGAAACGGATTCTGACATACGAAGTCATCCCCGAGTTCCGTCTCAAAAAAGAAATCCCGGATTCGGAAACAAACCTGGAGCTCTACAAAAATACGGTCGAAGGTTTTGCCGCGCAAAACATAGAACTCTTTCGGATTCGTCAGGCGTTTGAAAACGCATTCGATTATCTCGAAGAAAGGGAATCCATTCTCTACGCACTTCCTAGGGGTCGTCCTTTAAAACCCGGAGTGGGTTTCGTTTCATCCACGTTCGGCGGAAGGGTCGATCCGTTCGGGCTTGTTGTTTTAGGAGAACATCACTCCGGCGTGGACTTCGCTTCCTCCGAAGGAACTCCGATCTATGCGACGGCTCCGGGCATCGTCGTCGAATCCGGTCAGTCTTCGGGCGGGTTAGGAAAGAACATTCGGATCAATCACTTAAACGGAATCTTTACCGTGTACGGTCACTGTTCTCAGATTCTCGTCGAAAAAAATCAGATCGTAAAACGGGGAGATCTCATCGGTCTTGTGGGTTCCACCGGTAAGGCGACCGGACCGCACGTTCATTACGAAGTTCACATGGGACAAGATCCTCCCGTCGATCCTGCGGAATTCATCAACATCGAGTGA
- a CDS encoding prolipoprotein diacylglyceryl transferase: MIDRIPVPFLKQFFNWDGPSTFSILMMLGFLAASYLLPKELKRRGLEPEHSDWLLLLGILGTLVGAKIFFVFEIWDQIFVETPGFDGKYLYPLTHWYGFPGRMALWDNLFSGSGLVFYGGFLFGILFISLYMKYFKLDVPAYLDAAVPSMAIGYAIGRLGCWVSGDGCYGFATDVRIPLLVFDYHGAHPSGVPVWNTPLIESIVSFLFFFYFQYWAKNQNFKKFSIGAQYLVLHGFARLMVEFLRVNKAVFPFIDPPSIVNIPNAEQNPAFLNQYYWHGFSQSQWVSIAIIAAGAFFIIKGKLWQKEGAAA, translated from the coding sequence ATGATCGATAGAATTCCAGTTCCGTTTCTCAAACAATTCTTCAATTGGGACGGACCTTCCACGTTCAGCATCCTGATGATGTTGGGTTTTTTAGCCGCGTCTTATCTTCTTCCCAAGGAATTAAAACGAAGAGGTCTTGAACCGGAGCATTCCGATTGGCTTCTTCTTTTGGGAATCTTAGGCACCTTGGTCGGCGCGAAGATTTTTTTCGTATTTGAAATCTGGGATCAGATCTTCGTGGAAACTCCCGGCTTTGACGGAAAGTATCTCTATCCCCTAACGCATTGGTACGGTTTTCCGGGTAGAATGGCCCTCTGGGACAATTTGTTTTCGGGAAGCGGTCTTGTTTTTTACGGCGGGTTTCTGTTCGGAATTCTTTTCATATCTCTTTATATGAAATACTTCAAACTCGACGTGCCTGCGTATCTCGACGCAGCGGTTCCGAGTATGGCGATCGGTTATGCGATCGGAAGATTGGGCTGTTGGGTTTCGGGCGACGGCTGTTACGGATTTGCGACCGACGTGCGGATTCCTCTTTTGGTTTTCGACTATCACGGCGCTCATCCCTCCGGAGTTCCCGTTTGGAACACTCCTCTCATCGAATCCATCGTTTCGTTTTTGTTCTTCTTTTACTTTCAATATTGGGCAAAGAATCAGAACTTCAAAAAGTTTTCCATCGGGGCGCAGTATTTGGTTCTGCACGGATTTGCAAGATTGATGGTGGAATTTTTAAGAGTGAATAAGGCGGTGTTTCCGTTTATCGATCCTCCTTCGATCGTGAACATTCCGAACGCGGAACAGAACCCCGCGTTCTTGAACCAATACTATTGGCACGGCTTTTCTCAGTCTCAGTGGGTTTCGATCGCGATCATAGCGGCAGGAGCGTTCTTCATCATCAAGGGCAAGCTCTGGCAGAAAGAAGGTGCGGCCGCCTAA